A stretch of Desulfitobacterium dichloroeliminans LMG P-21439 DNA encodes these proteins:
- a CDS encoding reductive dehalogenase, which translates to MGEINRRNFLKASMLGAAAAAVASASVVKGMVSPLVADAADIVAPITETSEFPYKVDAKYQRYNCMKNFFEKTFDPEANKTPIKFHNDDVSKITGKKDTGKDLPTLNAERLGIKGRPATHSETGVLFFGQHTGVMPHQRSKETGNTLLDDALQAGVWAVEFDFHGFNATDNGPGTVITPYPINPMTNEIANEPVMVPGLYNWDNIDVESVRQQGKQWKFKSKEEASKMVKKAACFLGADLVGIAPYDERWTYSTWGRKIPKPCKMPNGRTKLMPWDLPKVLSGGGVEVFGHEKFEPDWEKYAGFKPKSVIVFVLEEDYEALRTSPSVIANAATGKVYSSMGGVSYKIAVFLRKLGYYAAPSGNNTGLNVPMAVQAGLGEAGRNGLLITQKFGPRHRISKVYTDLELAPDKPRKFGVREFCRLCKKCADACPAQAISHEKDPKVLQPGDCEESENPYTEKWHVDSNRCGSFWAYNGGLCANCVAVCSFNKIETWNHDVARIATRIPLLQDAARKFDEWFGYSGPVNPDERLESGYVQNMVKDFWNNPESIKQ; encoded by the coding sequence ATGGGCGAAATCAACAGGAGGAATTTTTTAAAAGCCTCGATGCTTGGAGCAGCTGCAGCTGCTGTAGCCTCGGCATCTGTGGTGAAGGGGATGGTTAGCCCCTTGGTGGCTGATGCTGCGGACATCGTGGCTCCGATCACGGAAACCTCAGAATTTCCATACAAGGTGGATGCAAAGTACCAGCGTTACAATTGTATGAAGAACTTCTTTGAAAAGACTTTCGATCCGGAAGCAAACAAGACTCCTATTAAGTTTCATAACGACGATGTTTCCAAAATCACAGGCAAGAAAGATACGGGGAAAGACCTGCCCACGCTTAATGCGGAAAGACTTGGGATCAAAGGGCGTCCGGCGACACATTCAGAAACAGGCGTTCTTTTCTTTGGTCAGCATACGGGTGTCATGCCACACCAGCGCAGTAAAGAAACAGGCAATACCTTGTTGGATGACGCCTTGCAAGCCGGAGTCTGGGCTGTAGAATTTGATTTTCACGGATTTAACGCAACAGATAATGGTCCGGGAACTGTAATCACGCCTTATCCCATAAATCCTATGACCAATGAAATAGCTAATGAGCCTGTCATGGTACCCGGTTTGTACAACTGGGACAATATCGATGTTGAAAGTGTGCGACAACAAGGCAAACAGTGGAAATTCAAATCAAAGGAAGAAGCCAGTAAAATGGTTAAAAAGGCAGCCTGTTTCCTGGGAGCCGATCTGGTCGGCATCGCACCCTATGACGAGCGTTGGACCTATTCTACCTGGGGCAGGAAGATTCCAAAACCTTGTAAAATGCCCAACGGCAGAACCAAATTAATGCCATGGGATTTGCCAAAGGTGCTGTCAGGCGGGGGAGTAGAAGTTTTCGGACATGAAAAATTTGAACCTGATTGGGAGAAGTATGCAGGTTTCAAACCAAAAAGTGTGATTGTCTTCGTTCTTGAAGAGGATTACGAAGCTTTGCGCACCTCACCGTCAGTCATTGCCAATGCCGCGACGGGGAAAGTTTACTCCAGTATGGGAGGAGTATCTTACAAAATCGCGGTTTTTCTGAGGAAGCTTGGCTATTATGCAGCGCCGTCAGGAAACAATACCGGATTGAATGTTCCTATGGCCGTTCAGGCCGGGCTTGGAGAAGCAGGCAGAAACGGACTTTTAATTACCCAGAAATTCGGTCCGAGACATCGCATCTCCAAAGTCTACACCGACCTGGAACTTGCTCCGGACAAGCCGAGAAAATTCGGGGTACGCGAGTTCTGCCGCCTGTGCAAAAAATGTGCGGATGCCTGCCCCGCCCAGGCCATCTCCCATGAGAAAGACCCTAAGGTTCTGCAGCCAGGGGATTGTGAGGAATCCGAAAATCCATATACTGAAAAATGGCATGTTGATTCCAACCGTTGCGGCTCTTTCTGGGCCTATAACGGTGGTCTCTGCGCAAATTGTGTAGCTGTATGTTCGTTTAACAAAATCGAGACCTGGAACCACGATGTGGCCAGAATAGCCACTCGAATACCATTGCTTCAGGATGCAGCCCGCAAGTTTGATGAATGGTTCGGCTATAGCGGGCCTGTAAACCCTGATGAAAGACTTGAATCGGGTTATGTTCAGAACATGGTCAAAGACTTCTGGAATAATCCTGAGTCTATAAAACAATAG
- a CDS encoding 4Fe-4S binding protein translates to MKTKKNKAVLENRRGWEYYYHFSLLLTAIIAILYGVFWAPQSVDYKGIIQKNVLGVISIEKMMGNQHAYKIDTAQGRFYAVCDSAIGYQSKVEAMTIVNEKGLIEKVIITKQGETPVFFERLTNQKYFDGFQGLAIKEPIYLGGAYGYSGYLGSIKTNNYIDTVTGSTVSSHAVAEAVNKGNSYLSGQFFNTQWANPYDLFQLSWKDMAMIAMFLIAFASAFIKKLVKIRLAFLLVSVVVLGFLVNQFVTGSLLLSAITLQIPRITNLKWYVLMAGSLGFIILLGKNLYCAWICPFGAVQEILNKAAGFKSLNISQKTIKILRLVAPTILWVALLLGTLLGDYGTLDYQPFGALFLFKSVWLMWLMLPIFLFMSLFISRFYCKFFCPVGFIYNLLNRWRNKEVRIWKQRLDRLKRKKKEKQETLSSHS, encoded by the coding sequence GTGAAAACAAAGAAAAATAAAGCAGTGTTGGAAAATAGAAGAGGATGGGAATACTATTATCATTTTTCTCTACTTCTCACTGCCATAATAGCTATTTTATATGGTGTGTTCTGGGCTCCTCAATCAGTTGATTACAAGGGAATCATCCAAAAAAATGTTCTCGGCGTTATATCCATAGAAAAAATGATGGGGAATCAGCATGCCTATAAAATCGATACGGCACAGGGACGTTTCTATGCAGTATGTGATTCGGCTATAGGATATCAATCCAAAGTTGAGGCTATGACTATCGTCAACGAAAAGGGCCTTATAGAGAAAGTTATTATTACGAAACAGGGAGAGACTCCGGTTTTTTTTGAAAGGCTCACAAACCAAAAGTATTTTGACGGCTTTCAAGGTCTTGCAATCAAGGAGCCTATTTATTTGGGAGGAGCATATGGATATTCGGGATATCTGGGTAGTATAAAAACAAATAATTATATTGACACGGTAACAGGTTCAACAGTGTCGTCACATGCTGTGGCTGAGGCTGTGAACAAAGGGAATTCTTATTTATCAGGGCAATTTTTTAACACCCAATGGGCCAACCCTTACGATTTATTCCAGCTTAGCTGGAAGGATATGGCCATGATTGCGATGTTTTTAATTGCGTTTGCCTCAGCCTTTATCAAGAAGCTCGTAAAAATACGTCTGGCATTCCTGCTGGTTAGTGTCGTGGTGCTTGGTTTTCTCGTTAATCAGTTTGTGACAGGCAGCTTGCTTCTTTCAGCAATTACGTTGCAGATTCCCAGGATAACTAACCTGAAATGGTATGTGCTTATGGCCGGGTCTCTCGGATTTATTATCCTTTTGGGAAAAAATCTGTATTGCGCTTGGATTTGTCCTTTTGGAGCAGTACAAGAGATTCTTAACAAGGCTGCAGGGTTCAAATCTCTGAATATTTCCCAGAAGACTATTAAAATACTCAGGCTGGTGGCTCCGACCATTTTATGGGTTGCACTTCTGCTGGGCACATTACTGGGTGACTATGGGACATTGGATTACCAGCCTTTTGGCGCGCTTTTCCTGTTCAAATCGGTATGGTTAATGTGGTTGATGTTACCAATCTTCTTGTTTATGAGCTTATTTATTAGCCGTTTTTATTGTAAATTCTTCTGTCCGGTAGGATTTATTTACAATTTGCTTAACCGTTGGCGAAATAAGGAGGTAAGAATATGGAAACAGAGATTAGATCGATTGAAGCGCAAAAAAAAGGAAAAACAAGAGACCTTGTCTTCACACTCCTGA
- a CDS encoding trigger factor, whose product MKQFELGQYKGLNVKRFDTTVQEEEIQQALDYIIGSFDEIEEEKRNEPIKTNDYVIVDIDGYEKDATVPVIRNIDTKLIVGSEGVFREVSANLLGKKMGDTVTFETVIQPDALEFQRWWGSEFTFTVKIKSVFVVKKPELTEELIRKVEPDLKNLEDLKNMLALKITHEKEGKEREANILLIFQALVKQCKYEFDEEELDSAAEDLYKKFTEELKIVDDMELMEYLIHRKITADQLLAECKEEASRRILWELMINSVIEKEEINLTPDEIKYLEKRINESRQNGQLPEEFMDINFLLASYLRKKTIDYLLKINLAS is encoded by the coding sequence ATGAAGCAGTTCGAACTTGGACAATATAAGGGTCTAAATGTCAAGCGTTTTGATACAACAGTCCAAGAAGAGGAGATTCAGCAAGCCTTAGATTATATCATAGGCTCTTTTGATGAAATTGAAGAAGAAAAAAGAAATGAGCCTATTAAAACAAACGATTATGTAATCGTGGATATTGACGGTTATGAAAAGGATGCAACAGTACCGGTTATAAGAAACATCGATACAAAATTAATAGTCGGCAGTGAAGGTGTATTTCGAGAAGTTAGTGCAAATCTCCTAGGGAAGAAAATGGGCGACACAGTGACCTTTGAGACTGTTATTCAGCCCGATGCCTTAGAATTTCAGCGTTGGTGGGGAAGCGAGTTTACATTTACCGTTAAGATTAAGAGCGTTTTTGTGGTGAAGAAACCAGAATTGACTGAAGAATTAATTAGGAAAGTTGAACCTGATCTAAAAAACCTGGAAGACTTAAAAAATATGCTTGCCCTAAAAATCACTCACGAAAAAGAGGGGAAGGAACGGGAGGCAAATATTCTCTTGATTTTTCAAGCTTTAGTTAAACAATGTAAGTATGAATTTGATGAAGAAGAATTGGATTCAGCTGCTGAAGATTTATATAAGAAATTTACTGAAGAACTCAAAATAGTTGATGATATGGAACTTATGGAATATTTGATCCATAGAAAAATAACCGCAGACCAATTGCTGGCCGAATGTAAGGAAGAGGCATCCAGAAGGATTCTCTGGGAACTTATGATAAATTCTGTTATTGAGAAAGAAGAGATAAATCTTACTCCGGATGAAATCAAATATCTTGAAAAGCGAATTAACGAAAGCCGACAAAACGGTCAACTCCCCGAAGAGTTTATGGACATCAATTTTTTACTGGCATCGTATTTACGAAAAAAAACAATAGACTATTTGCTAAAAATCAATTTGGCAAGTTAA
- a CDS encoding methyl-accepting chemotaxis protein, whose amino-acid sequence MLAVFNGKKLMLHAKAGDVLKEGMPGLIAMQTGQRVVKKIPKEVAGIPHIGIGLPVYDEGKIVGSVMVGISDERFDTLMDAGQGVLAAVQEISASTDNLSNESHEILVNTKAMAREIAQVNSDVEHINVVLNKIKSISMQTNILGLNASIESARVGKLGRGFAVVADEVRKLSENTKLLTKEIDQDLEKVRKSVSSLVTEIGQFSRVIEVQADGTEEVTRAVGQIVEMAGKLVEMGRVDY is encoded by the coding sequence ATGCTTGCCGTTTTTAACGGGAAAAAGCTCATGCTTCATGCAAAAGCAGGTGATGTACTAAAAGAGGGTATGCCCGGTCTCATTGCGATGCAAACTGGGCAAAGAGTAGTGAAAAAAATCCCGAAAGAAGTTGCTGGTATTCCTCACATCGGTATAGGCTTACCAGTATATGATGAGGGAAAAATTGTTGGCAGTGTCATGGTGGGTATTTCCGATGAACGTTTTGACACTTTAATGGATGCTGGTCAAGGGGTTTTGGCCGCGGTTCAAGAAATCTCTGCATCAACGGATAACTTATCTAACGAATCACATGAAATTCTCGTGAATACAAAAGCAATGGCTCGTGAAATCGCACAAGTCAACTCTGATGTTGAACATATAAATGTCGTTCTTAACAAGATTAAGAGCATTTCGATGCAGACAAACATTTTAGGATTGAATGCTTCGATCGAATCTGCTCGGGTGGGCAAACTCGGTCGTGGATTTGCAGTTGTCGCAGATGAAGTGCGGAAGCTTTCAGAAAACACCAAATTATTAACAAAAGAAATAGATCAGGATTTAGAGAAAGTAAGGAAGTCAGTTTCCTCCTTAGTCACAGAAATTGGGCAATTTAGTAGAGTCATCGAAGTCCAGGCCGACGGGACTGAGGAGGTAACACGTGCAGTTGGTCAAATTGTTGAGATGGCTGGAAAGCTGGTTGAAATGGGTCGGGTAGATTATTAG
- the tatA gene encoding twin-arginine translocase TatA/TatE family subunit, translating into MLATFGYLTPVTMGIVLVTALVIFGPGKLPELGKSLGNGIREFKSATAEEEKTEDNIVAKTEKDPA; encoded by the coding sequence ATGCTTGCAACATTTGGATATCTAACACCAGTGACAATGGGGATTGTGCTTGTTACAGCTTTGGTCATCTTTGGACCGGGTAAGTTGCCGGAATTAGGGAAATCGCTGGGTAATGGTATTAGAGAATTTAAATCTGCGACCGCAGAAGAAGAGAAAACAGAAGATAATATTGTCGCTAAAACCGAAAAAGATCCTGCCTAA
- a CDS encoding IS1634-like element ISDha15 family transposase, with product MFARIKTAYNRDGSERRYLQICESRREEGKVRQKVLCNLGRVEDLQNGKLDDLIRSLAKFSDKLAVVDAAEDLFADWSKEYGPSLVFRRLWENLGLHEILAQLFCERELSVDVQEAIFCMVLNRLTEPTSKLGVSDWKDSVHRPELESLKLHHFYRAIDFLDENKEMIEEKLFYHHTDLFTRQLDLVFFDTTSTYVEGDAGAFDLLEYGHSKDHRPDRLQVMIGMLMSRDGIPIAHHVFPGNTPDTDAFIEAVSDLKKRFNIQRVIVVGDRGMMGKRTLELLEKLNLQYILGVRMRNVKVGPEIVASPEPYTLVKDNLKVKEVTLGGDRYIVCLNEEEAKRDQAVREKIEIKLRSKLEHGNIKDLIGNSEYKKYINVTQDAATINKEKLKQAALFDGLYILQTNTQLPTEEVATAYRDLWQIERAFRNLKSTLDLRPVYHWTERRICGHIMLCFLALVMQIKFQKLLMNCESEYGYTEVIRALRKVHAVKIKVKDQEHLVRTEVHGAAAIAFKAVGARIPERVQKV from the coding sequence ATGTTTGCACGTATTAAAACAGCCTACAATCGGGACGGCTCGGAACGCCGTTACCTTCAAATCTGTGAGAGCCGTCGTGAAGAGGGTAAGGTTCGTCAAAAAGTCCTTTGTAACTTGGGGAGAGTGGAGGATCTCCAAAATGGGAAACTTGACGACCTGATTCGCTCTCTTGCGAAGTTCTCCGATAAACTTGCTGTGGTGGATGCCGCTGAAGATCTCTTTGCAGACTGGAGTAAAGAGTATGGACCCTCTTTGGTCTTTCGTCGACTCTGGGAAAACCTTGGACTTCATGAAATACTGGCTCAACTCTTTTGCGAGAGAGAATTAAGTGTGGATGTACAAGAAGCCATCTTCTGTATGGTTTTAAATCGCTTAACGGAGCCCACCAGTAAACTGGGAGTCAGCGATTGGAAAGATTCCGTCCATCGCCCAGAGTTAGAGAGTTTGAAGCTTCATCATTTCTATCGAGCGATCGACTTCTTGGATGAAAACAAGGAAATGATTGAAGAGAAACTTTTCTACCATCATACCGACCTATTTACCCGTCAACTGGATCTCGTTTTCTTTGACACGACCTCCACGTATGTGGAAGGAGACGCAGGGGCTTTCGACCTTCTCGAATATGGCCATTCCAAGGACCATCGGCCGGATCGTCTCCAAGTTATGATTGGAATGCTGATGTCGAGGGATGGAATTCCCATTGCTCATCATGTCTTCCCTGGGAATACCCCGGATACAGATGCATTTATTGAAGCGGTCAGTGATTTGAAAAAACGATTTAATATCCAACGTGTTATTGTTGTTGGGGATCGGGGCATGATGGGCAAGCGGACCTTAGAGCTTCTCGAGAAATTGAACCTTCAATACATCCTGGGAGTTCGGATGCGAAATGTTAAAGTTGGCCCTGAAATCGTAGCTTCCCCTGAACCGTATACTCTTGTTAAGGATAACCTCAAGGTAAAAGAAGTTACCCTCGGAGGAGATCGATATATTGTTTGTTTAAACGAAGAAGAGGCTAAACGAGATCAAGCCGTTCGAGAAAAGATTGAGATTAAACTTCGTAGCAAGCTTGAACACGGGAATATTAAGGATTTAATCGGGAACAGCGAATACAAAAAGTACATCAACGTCACACAGGATGCGGCAACGATTAATAAGGAAAAACTAAAACAAGCAGCTCTTTTTGATGGTCTATACATATTGCAAACGAATACTCAGCTTCCTACAGAGGAAGTCGCGACCGCTTATCGAGACTTATGGCAAATTGAACGTGCGTTTCGAAATCTCAAGAGTACGCTCGATTTACGTCCGGTCTACCACTGGACGGAACGGCGGATCTGCGGACACATTATGCTTTGCTTTCTCGCACTCGTAATGCAGATCAAGTTTCAAAAGCTTCTTATGAATTGCGAAAGTGAATACGGCTATACCGAAGTAATTCGTGCGCTAAGGAAAGTCCATGCCGTTAAAATTAAAGTTAAAGATCAGGAACACTTAGTACGAACCGAGGTTCATGGCGCTGCAGCGATCGCATTTAAAGCAGTCGGGGCAAGGATTCCAGAAAGAGTTCAAAAGGTATAG
- a CDS encoding Sec-independent protein translocase subunit TatA/TatB has product MGFTEIFLIMTIALILFGPEELPGIARRVAKVIMEVRKFSNESTKELQKSVASPVNIFTKAFEHSVSPRVAEKESYDLQEKLVPNEKLLSHDDECTISDQLPTSLVQEIEYN; this is encoded by the coding sequence ATGGGCTTTACTGAAATCTTCTTAATTATGACTATCGCGCTTATTTTATTTGGGCCTGAAGAGTTGCCGGGCATTGCACGGAGGGTAGCTAAAGTTATTATGGAAGTTCGCAAGTTTAGTAATGAATCAACCAAAGAATTACAGAAATCTGTTGCTAGCCCTGTTAATATATTTACCAAAGCATTTGAACATTCGGTTTCTCCGCGTGTAGCCGAAAAGGAATCATATGATTTACAAGAAAAATTGGTTCCTAATGAAAAATTATTATCACACGATGATGAATGTACGATCAGTGATCAATTGCCAACGTCATTGGTACAAGAGATAGAGTACAATTAA
- a CDS encoding IS256-like element ISDha1 family transposase, with protein MAYPNSTVPFEKMLMKFVTEEDPMQAMLKWLCERLMEAEVDAKLGAEKSERSTERQGYRSGYRVRRFDTRMGTLYLMVPKLRNGGYIPFFVEGKKRSELALMNVIQEAYVNGVSTRKIEKLTKSLGIDSMSRSQVSSIAKELNEQVEAFRNRSLDKVYPVLWVDALYEKIRDDRRVKNMAVLIVTGIDLEGKRDILAVEPMPEESTATYTSLFEKLKSRGLEKVWLVVSDAHKGLVKAVQESFIGCSWQRCKVHFMRNILAHISGRDKQAFANKLKQIWLQPDYSSAKKYANSLMDEFEAKYPEAIKTLEEGLEDSLQFFSFAEIDSRKIASTNLLERLNREVRRRTRVVGIFPSMDSYIRLVTSYLIEYSEDWCSGRSYINPKIITSIEQERSKAA; from the coding sequence ATGGCTTACCCAAATTCTACCGTACCTTTTGAAAAAATGCTAATGAAATTTGTAACCGAAGAAGATCCCATGCAGGCTATGTTAAAATGGCTCTGCGAAAGGCTGATGGAAGCAGAAGTGGATGCAAAGCTAGGTGCTGAAAAATCAGAACGGTCTACTGAACGTCAAGGGTATCGATCAGGCTATCGCGTTCGCCGTTTCGATACCCGGATGGGGACACTGTATTTAATGGTACCCAAACTGCGAAATGGCGGCTATATCCCTTTCTTTGTGGAAGGTAAGAAACGTTCTGAATTGGCCTTGATGAATGTGATTCAAGAAGCCTATGTTAATGGCGTATCCACCCGTAAAATAGAGAAACTCACTAAGTCCTTAGGCATTGACTCCATGTCACGAAGTCAGGTATCAAGCATCGCTAAAGAACTGAACGAACAGGTTGAAGCCTTTCGTAATCGAAGTCTCGATAAAGTCTATCCCGTACTCTGGGTGGATGCTCTCTATGAGAAAATCCGAGATGATCGAAGGGTCAAAAATATGGCAGTGCTGATTGTAACGGGTATTGATCTAGAAGGCAAACGAGATATTCTGGCCGTAGAGCCCATGCCAGAAGAGTCCACAGCAACCTACACCAGTCTCTTCGAAAAGTTAAAGTCACGAGGACTAGAGAAAGTCTGGCTGGTTGTCTCAGATGCCCATAAAGGGTTAGTTAAAGCTGTTCAAGAGTCCTTTATCGGGTGTTCCTGGCAACGCTGTAAAGTGCATTTTATGCGGAACATCCTCGCTCATATATCCGGTCGAGATAAGCAAGCGTTTGCTAATAAACTAAAGCAAATCTGGCTTCAACCAGACTATAGCAGTGCAAAGAAATACGCTAATTCTCTGATGGATGAGTTTGAGGCCAAATATCCTGAAGCCATTAAAACTCTGGAAGAAGGGTTGGAAGACTCACTACAGTTTTTCAGCTTTGCAGAGATTGATTCAAGAAAGATCGCGTCAACCAACCTGCTGGAAAGACTCAACCGAGAAGTACGTAGAAGAACCCGGGTGGTTGGGATATTCCCAAGTATGGATTCCTATATTCGGCTAGTAACCAGCTACCTTATTGAGTATAGCGAAGACTGGTGCAGTGGCCGATCCTATATCAATCCAAAAATCATCACTTCGATTGAGCAGGAACGTTCAAAAGCTGCGTAA